A portion of the Pedobacter cryoconitis genome contains these proteins:
- the dut gene encoding dUTP diphosphatase: MKINIINKSGLALPQYETAHAAGMDMRAFVTEEIVIKPMQRVLVPTGLHIELPVGYEAQIRPRSGLAYKHGISIVNSPGTIDADYRGEIKVLLINLSDTDFVVNNGDRIAQMVISKHETITWESAEELSDTARGEGGYGHTGK, encoded by the coding sequence ATGAAGATTAATATTATCAACAAATCAGGATTGGCATTGCCTCAATATGAAACAGCTCATGCAGCAGGAATGGACATGAGGGCTTTTGTAACGGAAGAGATTGTAATCAAACCTATGCAGCGTGTACTTGTACCTACAGGCTTGCATATTGAATTGCCGGTAGGCTATGAAGCACAGATCCGTCCGCGCAGTGGTTTGGCTTACAAGCATGGGATCAGCATCGTAAATTCTCCGGGAACTATTGATGCAGATTACCGCGGAGAGATCAAAGTATTGCTGATCAACCTTTCTGATACTGATTTTGTAGTTAACAATGGAGATAGAATTGCACAAATGGTGATTTCAAAACATGAAACGATTACCTGGGAAAGTGCAGAAGAGCTAAGTGATACTGCACGTGGCGAAGGTGGTTACGGACATACAGGTAAATAG